A stretch of Streptomyces vietnamensis DNA encodes these proteins:
- a CDS encoding chaplin produces MSRIAKAVVLTVGAAAAVAGAAGAASADAGAEAAAVKSPGVISGNVVQVPIHIPVNLCGNTVSVIGALNPAFGNTCVNA; encoded by the coding sequence ATGTCCCGTATCGCCAAGGCCGTAGTCCTGACCGTCGGTGCCGCCGCCGCCGTCGCCGGCGCCGCCGGTGCCGCCTCCGCCGACGCCGGCGCCGAGGCCGCGGCCGTGAAGTCCCCGGGTGTCATCTCCGGCAACGTCGTCCAGGTCCCGATCCACATCCCGGTCAACCTCTGCGGCAACACCGTCAGCGTCATCGGCGCGCTGAACCCGGCCTTCGGCAACACCTGCGTCAACGCCTGA
- a CDS encoding chaplin, with protein sequence MSRIAKAAAVLAGTGAVALSGAGLAVADSGAEAVAAHSPGVASGNVVQVPVHVPVNLCGNTVNVIGLLNPAFGNTCINADGGHGHGDGGYGG encoded by the coding sequence ATGTCTCGCATCGCGAAGGCTGCCGCTGTTCTCGCAGGCACGGGTGCCGTTGCCCTCAGCGGAGCCGGCCTGGCCGTCGCCGACTCGGGCGCCGAGGCCGTCGCCGCCCACTCGCCCGGTGTCGCCTCCGGCAACGTCGTCCAGGTTCCGGTCCACGTCCCGGTCAACCTCTGCGGCAACACCGTCAACGTCATCGGTCTGCTGAACCCGGCGTTCGGCAACACCTGCATCAACGCCGACGGTGGCCACGGGCACGGCGACGGCGGCTACGGCGGCTGA